One stretch of Glycine soja cultivar W05 chromosome 7, ASM419377v2, whole genome shotgun sequence DNA includes these proteins:
- the LOC114418773 gene encoding E3 ubiquitin-protein ligase RHA1B-like, which translates to MGFPVGYVEVFFPNPFLHTLALLGLLRNLVFFLFHLLGLSDFFETEVAWPDPRPSDTAEARPPSVSALLIRDLLPVAKFGDSDIAARQNGCACAVCLFEFSEEEEIRCMRNCKHIFHRTCVDRWIDHDQKTCPLCRTPFVPDDMLDDYNQRLWAASGVNEFYTDYTSSF; encoded by the coding sequence ATGGGTTTTCCGGTCGGTTACGTGGAGGTGTTCTTCCCGAACCCGTTCCTGCACACGCTGGCCCTCCTCGGCCTCCTCCGAAACCTCGTATTCTTCCTCTTCCACCTCCTCGGACTCTCCGACTTCTTCGAAACCGAGGTCGCTTGGCCGGACCCCCGCCCCTCAGACACGGCGGAGGCACGCCCCCCCTCCGTGTCGGCGCTCCTGATCCGGGACCTTCTGCCCGTCGCCAAGTTCGGAGACTCCGACATTGCCGCCCGACAAAACGGCTGCGCCTGCGCGGTTTGCCTGTTCGAGTTCTCCGAGGAGGAGGAGATTCGGTGCATGCGCAACTGCAAGCACATTTTCCACCGTACCTGCGTGGACCGTTGGATCGACCACGATCAGAAAACTTGCCCTCTCTGTAGGACCCCCTTTGTGCCAGATGATATGCTTGATGATTATAATCAACGCCTCTGGGCTGCTTCTGGGGTTAACGAGTTTTACACCGATTACACTTCTTCTTTCTGA